One window from the genome of Candidatus Rickettsiella isopodorum encodes:
- the rlmD gene encoding 23S rRNA (uracil(1939)-C(5))-methyltransferase RlmD: protein MENLKTSSINTTPVVITGISHEGRGIAHINGKITFVENALPGETVLIAYNKKRRSYDEAKSTQILKASTDRIQPECLHYDSCGGCSLQHLSNQAQLQHKEKTLTEQLIHFAEIKPKSLLPPLKGASWGYRRRARLGVKYVTKKRAVLVGFREKNGRYLAQLQTCKTLDPRVGQLLVPLQQLIHKLNAFQTIPQIEAALGDEMLGLVFRHLTPLDSSDQMQLKNFAKQHKLQLYLQPGNESTTHCIWPEDPKLLSYRLENKGYNPLELLFEPKHFVQINANINQAMIQRAMELLSPNFSDRILDLFCGLGNFSLPLATRCQFVVGVEGYAELVERAKANARHNAINNTQFYTADLTGSILKETWIQQTFNKILLDPPRSGAFEIIQQIAHWNVERIVYVSCNPASLARDAGELIKQGYTLQQAGIMDMFPQTHHSEAICLFTK from the coding sequence ATGGAAAATTTAAAAACTTCATCTATCAATACCACTCCTGTTGTTATTACAGGGATTTCTCATGAAGGCCGGGGCATTGCGCACATTAATGGGAAAATTACCTTCGTTGAGAATGCTTTACCTGGAGAAACAGTCCTAATCGCTTATAACAAAAAGCGGCGTTCCTATGATGAAGCAAAATCTACCCAAATATTAAAAGCTTCAACTGATAGAATTCAACCAGAATGCCTACATTATGATAGTTGTGGTGGATGCAGCCTACAACATCTCAGTAACCAAGCTCAACTTCAGCACAAAGAAAAAACTCTTACTGAGCAACTCATCCATTTTGCTGAAATCAAACCTAAATCATTACTCCCTCCACTTAAGGGTGCAAGCTGGGGCTACCGCCGCCGAGCGCGCCTAGGTGTTAAATACGTAACCAAAAAGCGAGCCGTATTAGTTGGTTTCCGTGAGAAAAATGGACGTTATCTAGCACAACTACAAACTTGTAAAACATTGGATCCTAGAGTGGGTCAACTTTTAGTTCCTTTACAACAACTTATTCATAAATTAAATGCTTTCCAAACTATTCCGCAAATTGAAGCAGCGCTAGGTGATGAAATGCTAGGCTTAGTTTTTCGACATCTCACCCCTTTAGACAGCTCTGATCAAATGCAATTGAAAAACTTTGCGAAACAGCATAAATTACAACTCTACCTACAACCTGGCAATGAAAGTACCACGCACTGTATTTGGCCAGAAGATCCTAAATTGTTAAGTTATCGCTTGGAAAATAAAGGTTATAACCCTTTAGAGCTCTTGTTCGAACCTAAGCATTTCGTCCAGATCAATGCAAACATCAATCAGGCAATGATCCAACGAGCTATGGAATTGCTCTCACCTAATTTCAGCGATCGGATATTGGATTTATTCTGCGGATTAGGTAATTTTAGTCTACCCCTTGCCACACGATGCCAATTTGTCGTAGGCGTCGAGGGATATGCTGAACTCGTAGAGCGGGCAAAAGCCAATGCTAGGCACAACGCTATTAACAATACACAATTTTATACGGCTGACTTAACAGGTTCTATACTAAAAGAAACCTGGATTCAACAAACATTCAACAAAATTCTATTGGACCCACCTCGCTCTGGAGCTTTTGAAATCATTCAACAAATTGCGCATTGGAATGTTGAGCGAATTGTGTATGTATCCTGTAATCCTGCTAGTCTTGCTAGAGATGCAGGAGAATTAATAAAACAAGGTTACACCTTACAACAAGCCGGAATCATGGATATGTTTCCGCAAACTCATCATAGCGAAGCAATTTGTTTATTTACTAAATAG
- the dacB gene encoding D-alanyl-D-alanine carboxypeptidase/D-alanyl-D-alanine endopeptidase, giving the protein MKSFAYYGENGQEEASLTSMQQGLNNILSHFKGFNTGVSIQSLSTGRVLYQYNANRGFVPASTLKLFTGIAALDYLGPHFQFKTRFLTNPGARIHNGVLTGNLYIKFSGDPYLTLDDLKDMLETLNEQHINRIQGNIVIDDTVIDRSTWPPGRVIDDRIFCYAAPVTATIINRNCFSLSVKPNQHLLHPTVTKSNSNLGIVIDNQAVTKRLRQGSYSLDLKPKTASKNHYTLRGYLSPKMGPLSFAVALQNPNLATYDIVAGLLRKYSIHYSNLVYGKTPPFAKTLAENSSPELAFLIKNMLKKSDNLIADSLLKKLGEKYFSVQGSWKTGRNAVQAILASKTDIDFKHLVMVDGSGLSRNNIVTPNAFVKLLNFAYTQLPDSDLLFESLPRSGIDGTLKHRLGGLSLGRIHAKTGSMHGISSLAGYVRTANNQVLAFSILINDPVPGKNNQGGYRLLENQICEFLARSYV; this is encoded by the coding sequence ATGAAAAGTTTTGCCTATTATGGCGAAAATGGTCAAGAAGAAGCATCGCTTACATCCATGCAACAAGGCCTGAATAACATATTAAGTCATTTTAAAGGCTTTAACACGGGTGTTTCCATTCAATCCTTATCCACTGGAAGAGTGTTATACCAATATAATGCCAACCGTGGCTTTGTCCCTGCTAGTACTCTAAAATTATTTACTGGGATTGCCGCTTTAGATTATTTAGGGCCTCATTTCCAATTTAAAACCCGTTTTTTAACTAACCCCGGAGCAAGGATTCATAATGGTGTTTTAACTGGAAATCTGTATATTAAATTTAGTGGTGATCCTTATTTAACTCTAGATGATCTCAAAGACATGCTAGAAACATTAAATGAACAACATATAAATAGAATCCAAGGCAACATCGTTATTGATGATACTGTTATTGATCGAAGTACTTGGCCTCCAGGACGTGTCATTGATGATAGGATTTTCTGCTATGCAGCCCCTGTCACAGCTACCATCATCAATCGCAATTGCTTTAGCCTTAGTGTTAAACCTAATCAACATTTATTACATCCTACTGTCACAAAAAGTAATAGCAATTTAGGTATCGTTATCGACAATCAAGCTGTGACCAAACGTTTAAGGCAAGGAAGTTATTCCTTAGATTTAAAACCAAAGACTGCTAGCAAAAATCACTATACTTTAAGAGGATATCTTTCCCCTAAGATGGGCCCTTTATCATTCGCAGTGGCTTTGCAAAATCCAAATTTGGCTACCTATGATATTGTGGCCGGATTATTAAGAAAATACTCTATCCACTATTCAAATTTAGTCTATGGGAAGACTCCGCCATTTGCTAAAACATTAGCCGAAAATAGTTCACCAGAACTTGCTTTTTTAATAAAAAATATGTTAAAAAAGTCCGATAATCTTATTGCGGATAGTTTATTAAAAAAACTAGGGGAAAAGTATTTTTCAGTCCAAGGTAGTTGGAAAACCGGTAGAAATGCTGTTCAAGCTATTCTTGCCAGCAAAACAGATATTGATTTCAAGCACCTTGTGATGGTCGATGGTTCTGGCTTATCTCGTAATAATATAGTCACGCCTAATGCCTTTGTTAAATTATTAAATTTCGCTTATACCCAATTACCTGATAGCGATTTGCTTTTTGAATCCTTACCGCGATCGGGAATCGATGGAACATTAAAACATCGTCTAGGCGGTCTTTCACTGGGTAGAATACACGCTAAAACAGGCAGCATGCATGGAATAAGTAGTTTAGCTGGCTATGTTCGGACCGCAAACAATCAAGTTCTAGCTTTTTCTATTTTAATTAATGATCCTGTTCCTGGTAAAAATAATCAAGGAGGTTATCGTTTATTAGAAAATCAAATTTGCGAATTTTTAGCTAGAAGTTATGTATAA
- the topA gene encoding type I DNA topoisomerase: protein MAKNLLIVESPAKAKTIKKYLGKDFEVLASYGHVRDLIPKEGAVNPEQSFAMQYALIEKNAKHMDMIIKAFKNADALYLATDPDREGEAIAWHIYEILKQKKLLKNKPTYRVVFHEITKSAINAAVANPRHIAMDLVNAQQARRALDYLVGFTLSPLLWKKVRRGLSAGRVQSPALRLIVEREEEIEAFQSQEYWTITANNKFDEKPFAARLIQYQQEKLNQFSITNEEQATAIKENLQQLAQGYLQVTHVEKKQRKRNPAAPFTTSTLQQEAGRKLGFTAQRTMRLAQQLYEGIDVGEGLVGLITYMRTDSVHLSNEAIVSIRELIMQRYGEKDLPETPRHFRTKSRNAQEAHEAIRPTHVEFSPEQLKKHLTVEQFKLYELVWKRAVASQMMHATIDTVAVDLSAKAAKDHCFRANGSTIVHAGFMAVYLESYDDSKPKASDDRSKAEEESMLPPLKVGDQVNLINISADQHFTEPPPRYSEASLVKALEERDIGRPSTYVPIISTLQQREYVTLDQKRFKPTDVGRIVNKFLTRYFMQYVDYAFTARLEDELDQISRGEKEWIPLLQDFWVPFKTLIETTEETVQRKDVTQEALDEACPKCGKTLSIRLGKRGRFIGCSGYPECDYTRNMEGEVTTASEPEVVQGRLCPDCGHALHIKMGRYGKFIGCSNYPKCKHIEPLEKPADTGIECPECHKGTFLKRKSRYGKIFFSCSTYPTCTYAVWNEPIEQACPRCAWPVMTIKTTKRRGTEKVCPRKECGYAEPMPEEK, encoded by the coding sequence ATGGCAAAAAATCTATTGATTGTAGAATCGCCAGCTAAGGCTAAAACAATCAAGAAATATTTAGGTAAAGACTTTGAAGTTTTGGCTTCCTATGGCCATGTTCGCGATCTGATACCTAAAGAGGGCGCTGTGAATCCAGAGCAAAGTTTTGCTATGCAATATGCTCTGATTGAAAAGAATGCCAAACATATGGATATGATCATTAAGGCTTTTAAGAATGCCGATGCGTTATATCTTGCGACCGATCCGGATCGTGAAGGAGAAGCCATTGCTTGGCATATTTACGAAATTCTAAAGCAAAAAAAACTGCTAAAAAATAAGCCGACTTATCGTGTAGTATTTCATGAAATTACCAAGTCGGCGATTAATGCTGCTGTGGCAAATCCACGTCACATTGCTATGGATTTGGTGAACGCACAACAAGCACGCCGAGCATTGGATTATTTAGTGGGTTTTACATTATCCCCTTTATTATGGAAAAAAGTTCGTCGCGGTTTGTCGGCAGGACGTGTGCAAAGTCCCGCTTTACGATTAATCGTTGAGCGTGAAGAAGAAATCGAAGCATTTCAATCTCAAGAATATTGGACAATTACGGCAAATAATAAATTCGATGAAAAACCTTTTGCGGCGCGTTTAATTCAGTATCAGCAAGAAAAATTGAATCAATTTAGTATTACTAACGAAGAGCAAGCCACTGCAATCAAAGAAAATTTGCAACAACTGGCACAGGGTTATTTACAGGTTACCCATGTTGAGAAAAAACAACGTAAACGCAATCCGGCAGCTCCTTTTACGACGTCGACTTTGCAACAAGAAGCCGGGCGTAAATTAGGATTTACTGCTCAGCGAACGATGCGTCTCGCACAGCAACTTTACGAAGGAATTGATGTCGGTGAAGGTTTAGTGGGATTGATTACGTATATGCGAACGGATTCTGTCCATTTATCCAATGAGGCTATCGTATCGATTCGTGAACTTATTATGCAACGTTATGGCGAGAAGGATTTACCCGAAACTCCCCGGCATTTTCGAACTAAAAGCCGTAATGCACAAGAAGCGCATGAAGCCATTCGGCCGACACATGTAGAATTTTCACCCGAACAACTTAAAAAACATTTAACGGTTGAACAGTTTAAATTATATGAGCTTGTTTGGAAGCGTGCAGTAGCATCACAGATGATGCATGCCACTATTGATACGGTGGCAGTTGATTTAAGTGCTAAAGCAGCGAAGGATCATTGTTTTCGAGCTAACGGATCGACTATTGTGCATGCAGGTTTTATGGCGGTTTATTTAGAAAGTTATGATGATAGTAAACCTAAAGCATCGGATGATAGATCGAAAGCTGAAGAAGAAAGTATGTTACCACCCCTAAAAGTAGGCGATCAAGTTAATCTTATCAACATTAGTGCCGATCAACATTTTACTGAACCGCCACCGCGTTACAGTGAAGCAAGTTTGGTCAAGGCTTTAGAAGAGCGAGATATTGGCCGGCCTTCCACCTACGTGCCTATTATTTCAACCTTGCAGCAAAGAGAGTATGTCACGCTTGATCAAAAAAGATTTAAACCGACGGATGTCGGTAGGATAGTGAATAAATTTCTTACGCGTTATTTTATGCAATATGTTGATTATGCATTTACAGCGCGATTAGAGGATGAGCTGGATCAAATTTCTAGAGGAGAGAAAGAATGGATTCCTTTGTTGCAAGATTTTTGGGTACCGTTTAAAACATTGATTGAGACTACTGAGGAAACGGTACAGCGAAAAGATGTTACTCAAGAAGCTTTGGATGAAGCTTGCCCTAAATGTGGTAAAACTTTATCGATACGCTTAGGTAAGCGCGGTAGATTTATTGGTTGTTCAGGATATCCAGAGTGTGATTACACGCGAAATATGGAAGGAGAGGTCACTACGGCAAGTGAACCTGAAGTTGTACAAGGTCGTTTATGCCCTGATTGCGGACATGCTTTACATATAAAAATGGGTCGTTATGGAAAGTTTATAGGCTGTAGTAACTATCCGAAATGCAAACATATAGAGCCTTTAGAAAAACCAGCTGATACGGGAATAGAGTGTCCTGAATGTCATAAAGGCACATTTCTTAAGCGCAAATCGCGGTATGGTAAAATTTTCTTTTCTTGTTCTACGTATCCTACTTGCACGTACGCAGTGTGGAATGAACCTATCGAACAAGCCTGCCCGCGTTGTGCTTGGCCAGTGATGACGATTAAAACAACCAAACGTCGAGGAACTGAAAAAGTTTGTCCTCGTAAGGAGTGTGGGTATGCTGAGCCTATGCCAGAAGAAAAATAA
- the xseA gene encoding exodeoxyribonuclease VII large subunit, whose protein sequence is MSKKSIYSVSELNQMVQDLLEDAFLPIWVEGEISNFASPSSGHWYFSLKDEKAQVRCALFNGRQRYKDNQPKNGMQILARAKISLYPARGEFQLIIDQFEPAGEGALRKAFEQLKTQLAAEGLFEPQHKKLLPKFPGTIGVISSETGAALRDICIVLKERFPTINIIIYPSLVQGKNASAQIVQQIKTANQRKECDVLILARGGGSLEDLWPFNEENVARAIFKSELPLISAIGHETDFTIADFVADKRAATPTMAAQLASPDGNEYQQQLDKTYHHLIKTILYLLKSYQQNLKNLAKRLRHPQQRLQDSFQNCDELTQRLNLSIKRQLHFHEQKLSGLSRTLHAISPLASLARGYAIVRDATSKKILRNSKEVKSGQEIITKLAKGELLCEVKAKL, encoded by the coding sequence ATGTCTAAAAAATCAATCTATAGCGTTTCGGAACTTAATCAAATGGTTCAAGATCTATTGGAAGATGCATTTTTACCTATTTGGGTAGAAGGTGAAATTTCTAATTTCGCAAGCCCTAGTTCAGGGCATTGGTATTTTTCTTTAAAAGATGAAAAGGCGCAAGTACGCTGTGCGCTCTTCAATGGGCGGCAGCGTTATAAAGACAATCAACCCAAAAATGGTATGCAAATCTTAGCTCGCGCCAAAATTTCCTTATATCCTGCACGAGGAGAGTTTCAATTAATCATTGATCAATTTGAACCCGCGGGTGAAGGTGCATTACGAAAAGCATTTGAACAATTGAAAACTCAACTTGCAGCGGAAGGTTTATTTGAACCACAACATAAAAAACTTTTACCTAAATTTCCTGGTACGATAGGCGTGATAAGTTCAGAAACAGGCGCTGCGCTGCGAGATATCTGTATTGTTCTTAAGGAACGTTTTCCTACAATTAACATCATAATATATCCCTCTTTAGTTCAAGGAAAAAATGCCTCTGCGCAAATTGTTCAGCAGATAAAAACTGCGAATCAACGTAAAGAATGTGACGTTTTAATTTTGGCGCGAGGAGGAGGATCACTGGAGGATCTATGGCCTTTTAACGAAGAAAACGTCGCTAGAGCAATTTTTAAAAGTGAATTACCCCTTATTAGTGCTATTGGGCATGAAACAGATTTTACTATTGCTGATTTTGTTGCTGACAAACGTGCAGCCACTCCCACTATGGCAGCACAATTAGCCAGCCCCGATGGTAATGAATACCAGCAACAGCTAGATAAAACCTATCACCATCTGATTAAAACTATCTTATATTTATTAAAAAGCTATCAGCAAAATCTAAAAAATCTAGCTAAGCGTTTACGTCATCCACAACAACGATTGCAAGATAGTTTTCAGAATTGTGATGAATTAACTCAGCGTCTAAATTTAAGTATAAAAAGACAATTACACTTCCACGAACAAAAACTTTCAGGTTTATCCCGCACACTTCACGCCATAAGTCCTTTAGCTAGCTTAGCACGCGGTTATGCAATTGTAAGGGATGCAACGAGCAAAAAAATTCTGCGTAATAGCAAGGAAGTAAAATCGGGTCAGGAAATTATTACCAAACTGGCTAAAGGTGAATTACTTTGTGAAGTCAAAGCAAAACTCTAA
- a CDS encoding 3'-5' exonuclease — protein MNTFVFDIETVPDTKNGRILYNLESEKSDRKVAETMQAKRQEKTGNSDFLPYHLQRIVAISVALHTKNQFKIGSLGNINSDEPVLIEAFFKCIEKYLPILISWNGSGFDLPVLHYRALLYGISSPSYWNIGNEDASFRWNNYLSRYHYRHMDLMDILAAYQGRANAPMTEIAIMLGLPGKLGMDGSQVWDYFLNGKLDAIRNYCETDVLNTYLIYLRFELIRGNLSVETYQKKCAYIYETIAQENKPHFKQFIAAWKI, from the coding sequence ATGAATACTTTTGTTTTTGACATTGAAACTGTTCCTGATACAAAAAATGGGCGAATCCTTTATAACTTAGAGAGTGAAAAAAGCGATCGGAAAGTCGCAGAAACAATGCAAGCTAAACGTCAAGAAAAAACGGGTAATTCTGACTTTCTTCCTTATCATTTGCAGCGTATCGTCGCTATTTCTGTCGCATTACACACTAAAAATCAATTTAAGATAGGGTCATTGGGTAATATCAATTCAGATGAACCTGTCCTAATTGAAGCGTTTTTCAAATGTATTGAAAAATATTTACCTATCTTGATCTCCTGGAATGGCAGTGGCTTCGATCTGCCTGTTTTACACTACCGAGCATTATTATACGGAATTAGTAGTCCTAGTTATTGGAATATAGGGAATGAGGATGCTAGTTTCCGTTGGAATAACTATTTGAGCCGTTATCATTATCGGCATATGGATTTAATGGACATTTTAGCCGCCTACCAAGGCCGCGCAAATGCCCCAATGACGGAAATCGCCATCATGTTAGGTTTACCAGGAAAACTTGGGATGGATGGTAGCCAAGTTTGGGATTACTTTTTAAATGGAAAATTAGACGCCATTCGAAATTATTGCGAAACAGACGTGTTAAATACCTACTTAATTTATCTTCGTTTTGAATTGATACGAGGAAATTTATCTGTTGAGACTTATCAAAAAAAGTGTGCTTATATCTATGAAACCATTGCTCAAGAAAATAAACCCCATTTCAAACAATTTATAGCCGCATGGAAAATTTAA
- the adk gene encoding adenylate kinase — MRIILLGAPGAGKGTQAKFLTAYYHIPQISTGDMLRSAVSQGTPVGLQAKALMDSGQLISDKVIIELVEARIQQPDCINGFLFDGFPRTLPQAEAIRANGILIDFVIEIKVEDDEIVKRLSGRRIHLGSGRIYHILYNPPKIPNKDDVTGEELIQRKDDTEATVRERLRIYHQQTKPLLCYYKEWQDRGDPGAPCYISINGYADVEEVRRNIFAALKENRKE; from the coding sequence ATGAGAATTATTTTATTAGGGGCACCTGGGGCAGGAAAGGGTACGCAAGCAAAATTTTTAACAGCTTACTACCATATTCCTCAAATTTCTACGGGGGATATGTTACGTTCTGCTGTTAGTCAGGGTACTCCCGTCGGCCTTCAGGCCAAGGCTTTAATGGACTCAGGTCAATTAATTTCGGATAAGGTCATTATCGAATTGGTCGAAGCACGCATTCAACAACCTGATTGTATCAATGGTTTTTTATTTGATGGATTTCCACGCACTTTACCTCAGGCGGAGGCGATACGGGCTAATGGTATTTTGATAGATTTTGTTATAGAAATTAAGGTTGAAGACGATGAAATTGTAAAGCGCTTAAGTGGCCGGCGTATTCACTTGGGTTCAGGACGTATTTATCATATATTGTATAATCCCCCCAAAATACCGAATAAAGATGATGTAACAGGGGAAGAGCTTATTCAACGTAAAGATGATACCGAAGCAACGGTACGTGAACGTTTACGGATTTATCATCAACAAACCAAGCCCTTACTTTGCTATTACAAAGAATGGCAGGATCGCGGCGATCCGGGTGCGCCCTGTTATATTTCAATTAATGGATATGCTGACGTTGAAGAAGTTCGCAGGAATATTTTTGCAGCGCTAAAGGAAAACAGGAAAGAATAG
- the relA gene encoding GTP diphosphokinase — protein sequence MVKIKNSLYLNNDGSINLETWLHHAAMQRSQEDFKLIRQASILSQIVGEAKTTPTHVSCLQQGLTMAEILLDLHLDKETIAASLIYSCVNYAELCLETICEHLGPNVAKIIEGAKQMNAIRIASTAANLHQTQLENIRKMLLAMVEDMRVVLIKLAERTATMRTLDMLDRKASQAYARETLDIYAPLANRLGVGQLQWELEDLSLHYLEPKIYAQIAQLLQERLIDRESYVQIILTQLRKILDNAQLHNFEVYGRVKHIHSIYRKMQQKKLKFEELYDLNAIRILVNTVKDCYNVLSIIHSLWSPVSGQFDDYIATPKSNGYRSIHTAVLGPGQKILEIQIRTHQMHQESEHGLAAHWQYKETAQRQKESYQTKIAWLRQVLEWQKELVKRGKATVPGLTTVLDDRVYVFTPNGDILDLPKGSTPLDFAYHIHSEVGHRCRGAKINGAIVPLTYQLKIGEQIEILTAKQGSPSLDWLNPNLGYLYTARAKAKAHHWFKTQDYEKHLLHGEDLFNKEIQRLGLTTLDPEKLAHKLHFKTKKEMIAALGSGDLRLAQLLNAIQSQEKQLASNLVQPEILLGKPRSSLPEGISIAGVTDLLTQTAGCCKPVPGDPIRGFITQSRGIVLHRDDCIHLLNLEPEKQNRLVDADWGLAVSQVYPVDICVEAYNRPGLLRDVSTLIANEKLNLVALTLASDKLDPKAYIKLTIEIPSLLSLGKVLDRIKQVPNVIEVRRQIIS from the coding sequence ATGGTTAAAATAAAAAATTCGCTCTACTTAAATAATGACGGTAGTATTAATTTAGAAACATGGCTACACCATGCGGCGATGCAGCGTAGTCAAGAAGATTTCAAATTGATTCGACAGGCTTCTATTTTAAGTCAAATTGTGGGAGAAGCAAAAACTACTCCTACGCATGTTTCTTGCTTACAGCAAGGCCTCACGATGGCCGAAATTCTGTTAGATTTACATCTTGATAAAGAAACAATTGCCGCTTCCTTAATTTATAGTTGTGTAAACTATGCTGAACTTTGCTTAGAAACGATCTGTGAGCATTTAGGGCCGAATGTGGCTAAAATTATCGAGGGCGCTAAACAAATGAACGCCATTCGTATTGCCAGTACCGCTGCTAATCTACATCAAACTCAGTTAGAAAATATTCGAAAAATGCTACTTGCCATGGTAGAAGATATGCGAGTTGTTCTCATTAAACTTGCAGAACGTACCGCTACTATGCGCACTCTGGATATGTTGGATCGAAAAGCCAGTCAAGCCTATGCTCGAGAAACGCTTGATATTTACGCTCCTTTAGCTAATCGTCTGGGTGTAGGTCAATTGCAATGGGAACTAGAGGATCTCTCTTTACATTATCTTGAACCCAAAATATACGCTCAAATCGCACAGCTACTTCAAGAACGATTGATCGATCGTGAGTCCTATGTACAAATAATTTTAACTCAGTTACGAAAAATTTTAGACAATGCCCAACTACATAATTTTGAAGTCTATGGACGTGTAAAACATATCCATAGTATTTACAGAAAGATGCAACAAAAAAAATTAAAATTTGAAGAATTGTATGATCTCAATGCCATCCGTATTTTGGTCAATACTGTTAAAGATTGCTACAATGTTTTAAGTATCATTCATAGTCTATGGTCACCTGTATCAGGACAATTTGATGATTATATTGCAACACCAAAATCCAATGGTTACCGTTCTATTCATACCGCGGTTTTAGGTCCTGGCCAAAAAATACTCGAAATTCAAATTCGCACTCATCAAATGCACCAAGAATCTGAGCATGGTTTAGCCGCACATTGGCAATATAAAGAAACAGCCCAACGACAAAAAGAAAGTTACCAAACTAAAATTGCTTGGCTACGTCAAGTACTAGAGTGGCAAAAAGAATTAGTGAAGCGTGGCAAAGCAACCGTACCTGGTCTAACCACTGTTTTAGATGATCGTGTCTATGTGTTTACTCCAAACGGAGATATTCTAGATTTACCTAAAGGTTCGACCCCTTTGGATTTTGCCTATCATATTCATAGTGAAGTAGGACATCGTTGCCGAGGAGCAAAAATCAATGGTGCTATTGTTCCATTAACTTACCAACTAAAAATTGGTGAGCAAATCGAAATTCTTACTGCAAAACAAGGAAGTCCAAGCCTAGATTGGCTAAATCCCAATCTAGGCTATTTATACACTGCTCGAGCTAAAGCAAAAGCCCATCACTGGTTTAAAACTCAAGATTATGAAAAACATTTACTCCACGGAGAAGATTTATTCAATAAAGAAATTCAACGACTAGGATTAACAACTCTCGATCCTGAGAAATTAGCGCATAAACTGCATTTTAAGACCAAAAAAGAAATGATTGCCGCATTAGGCAGTGGTGATTTACGGCTTGCCCAACTTTTAAATGCAATACAATCGCAAGAAAAACAGTTAGCATCCAACTTAGTCCAACCTGAAATTTTGTTAGGCAAACCTCGTAGCAGCTTGCCAGAAGGCATTAGCATAGCCGGAGTTACCGACTTGTTAACCCAAACTGCCGGCTGTTGCAAACCTGTACCAGGTGATCCTATCCGAGGATTTATCACCCAAAGTCGAGGCATTGTTTTGCATCGTGATGATTGTATACATTTACTCAATCTTGAACCAGAAAAGCAAAATCGCTTAGTAGATGCTGATTGGGGCCTAGCCGTTAGTCAAGTGTATCCGGTCGACATTTGCGTGGAAGCGTACAATCGACCTGGTTTACTACGGGATGTATCTACACTCATTGCTAATGAAAAATTAAATTTGGTTGCACTAACACTAGCCAGTGATAAGCTCGATCCCAAAGCGTATATTAAATTAACGATTGAAATACCCAGTTTACTCTCACTTGGTAAAGTCTTAGATCGGATTAAGCAAGTCCCTAATGTTATTGAGGTGAGAAGACAAATCATTAGTTAA
- the rluC gene encoding 23S rRNA pseudouridine(955/2504/2580) synthase RluC, translating to MQTIQHLTVTKDYSGQRLDNFLMSRLKGLPKSRLYRIIRKGELRINKKRVKPDYRLQEGDIIRIPPLRLALVATKKNSLNEKLAELLEKAIIFEDKHFLVLNKPSGIAVHGGSGIHLGVIEALRLLRPQLKFLELVHRLDRDTSGCLLLAKKSSVLKELHELLRLGKIKKTYIALVAGHWPKSLLKVDVPLYKNQLLSGERIVRVQPEGKSSLTEFSVQHYYAESTLVAVMPITGRTHQIRVHAQFAKHPIIGDEKYGDKEINKKMRQLGCKRLFLHASQLEFTLPSIAKTITLNAELPKDLNQLLKCLTPLSLIS from the coding sequence GTGCAAACTATTCAACATTTAACTGTAACAAAAGACTATTCTGGCCAGAGACTCGACAATTTTTTAATGTCGCGGTTAAAAGGCCTACCTAAAAGTCGACTTTACCGAATCATACGAAAAGGCGAATTACGTATCAATAAAAAAAGGGTAAAGCCGGATTATCGTTTACAAGAAGGGGACATTATTCGCATCCCTCCTCTACGACTTGCCCTCGTTGCCACGAAAAAAAATAGTTTGAATGAAAAACTAGCTGAGCTACTTGAAAAAGCAATCATTTTTGAAGATAAGCATTTTTTAGTCCTTAACAAGCCGAGTGGTATTGCTGTCCACGGTGGGAGTGGGATACATTTAGGAGTCATAGAGGCTTTACGTTTACTACGTCCACAATTAAAGTTCTTGGAATTAGTTCATCGCTTGGATCGGGATACTTCAGGTTGTTTATTACTCGCTAAAAAAAGTAGTGTTCTAAAAGAACTACATGAATTATTACGTTTAGGGAAAATTAAAAAGACTTATATTGCTCTAGTGGCAGGGCATTGGCCTAAATCGTTATTAAAAGTCGACGTCCCCTTATATAAGAACCAATTGCTATCAGGAGAACGCATTGTACGCGTCCAACCAGAAGGCAAAAGTTCCTTAACTGAATTTTCTGTACAACATTATTATGCTGAATCTACGCTGGTCGCAGTAATGCCAATCACTGGTCGCACCCATCAAATTCGCGTTCATGCCCAATTTGCCAAGCACCCTATCATTGGAGATGAAAAATATGGCGATAAAGAAATCAATAAAAAGATGCGTCAATTGGGCTGTAAACGGCTTTTCTTACATGCCAGTCAACTTGAATTTACTTTACCCTCAATAGCGAAAACTATAACGCTAAATGCTGAATTGCCAAAAGATTTAAACCAACTTTTAAAATGCCTAACCCCTTTATCGTTGATTAGCTAA